From a single Candoia aspera isolate rCanAsp1 chromosome 2, rCanAsp1.hap2, whole genome shotgun sequence genomic region:
- the GPR151 gene encoding G-protein coupled receptor 151 has product MNSSLAELLHYAGGYEPQDAKEWKVVIPAFLGVICLAGFAGNVCVIGILVYNTKKGKPSVIHSLIFNLSLADLLLILFVVPFRAAAYSQGVWYLGWFLCKTSDWFRHACMTVKSLTIAVVAKTCFMYANNPAKQVNIKWHTICAVLMVIWLVALGIPLPLWFFNSLWEPEIGSALCIVIIPAQAHEFMSAFVKFYPLLVFCAPLTFALFYFWRAYGRCQRRGTKTQNLRNQIRSRCLTMMLLSVTIASAVMWLPDWISWFWLWHLKKDGPAPPQGFMATTEVLMFAISSANPVIFVLMSEEFREGFKGLWKWFTLKKPLPTTDDLEETAVNNLEGIPSNAPSPEAMSPNQEKEPPSIPATSEGLEIKEMPILPDVEQFWHDREAIPDAQDNDPIPWEHEGRETAGYDQQKCN; this is encoded by the coding sequence ATGAACAGCTCTCTGGCTGAACTACTCCATTACGCAGGGGGTTATGAACCCCAGGATGCCAAGGAATGGAAGGTAGTGATCCCGGCTTTCTTGGGGGTGATTTGCCTGGCTGGCTTTGCAGGGAACGTGTGTGTAATTGGAATCTTAGTGTACAATACAAAGAAAGGGAAACCTTCGGTGATTCATTCGTTGATCTTCAACCTCAGCCTGGCAGATCTGCTCCTCATTCTTTTTGTTGTGCCCTTCAGGGCAGCTGCTTATTCTCAAGGAGTCTGGTACTTGGGCTGGTTTCTCTGCAAAACCTCTGACTGGTTCCGACATGCTTGCATGACAGTCAAGAGTCTAACTATTGCTGTGGTCGCCAAGACATGCTTCATGTATGCAAACAATCCAGCAAAACAAGTGAATATTAAATGGCACACCATCTGTGCAGTGCTGATGGTTATTTGGCTCGTGGCCTTGGGAATCCCACTACCTTTGTGGTTCTTCAACAGCCTCTGGGAGCCAGAGATAGGCTCAGCTTTGTGCATTGTGATTATTCCAGCCCAAGCTCATGAATTTATGTCAGCCTTTGTCAAATTTTATCCCTTGCTGGTATTTTGCGCCCCCCTCACCTTTGCTCTCTTTTATTTCTGGAGAGCATATGGTAGATGCCAGAGGAGGGGGACCAAGACTCAAAACCTAAGGAATCAGATTCGATCCAGGTGTTTGACTATGATGCTTTTGAGCGTTACCATTGCTTCTGCTGTGATGTGGCTTCCTGACTGGATATCTTGGTTCTGGCTCTGGCACCTGAAGAAGGATGGACCTGCTCCCCCCCAAGGTTTCATGGCCACTACTGAAGTCTTGATGTTTGCCATCTCTTCAGCAAACCCTGTTATCTTTGTACTTATGTCTGAAGAATTCAGAGAAGGTTTTAAAGGTCTATGGAAATGGTTTACACTGAAAAAGCCTCTACCAACTACAGATGATCTGGAGGAAACAGCAGTCAATAACTTGGAGGGAATCCCAAGCAATGCTCCTTCACCAGAGGCAATGAGTCCTAATCAAGAGAAAGAACCCCCCTCTATCCCTGCTACCTCAGAAGGCTTGGAAATAAAGGAGATGCCCATTTTGCCAGACGTTGAGCAATTCTGGCATGACAGGGAAGCCATTCCTGATGCTCAAGACAATGATCCTATTCCTTGGGAACATGAAGGACGAGAGACAGCAGGTTATGATCAACAAAAGTGCAATTAG